One Platichthys flesus chromosome 14, fPlaFle2.1, whole genome shotgun sequence genomic region harbors:
- the LOC133968786 gene encoding NAD-dependent protein deacylase sirtuin-5, mitochondrial-like, producing MLLQTRALFGLGRRMCSTHVPQGLLKDTVRPNSDMSEFRDVFSKAKHIVIITGAGVSSESGVPTFRREHEKWRKWQSQDLATPEAFSRTPSRVWEFYHYRRELALNKKPNAAHLAIAECEARLRKQGRSVVVITQCTDDLHRQAGSKHILKIHGSLMETRCVSCGDVNVNMRSPICAALKDNGSPDPDVADAEIPVDKLPRCQDSECRGLLRPNVVFFGETLDSHILTKVEKEMEICDLCLVVGTSSIVYPAAMFGPRVASRGVPVAEFNTQQTPKTEYFTYHFQGLCGATLPPALERHESEVI from the exons ATGCTTCTCCAAACTCGGGCCCTGTTTGGCCTTGGTCGGCGCATGTGCTCCACGCACGTGCCTCAAGGACTTTTGAAAGACACAGTAAGACCCAACTCAG ATATGTCTGAATTCCGGGATGTCTTTTCCAAAGCCAAGCACATAGTCATCATCACAGGGGCAGGCGTGAGTAGTGAGAGTGGAGTACCGACCTTCAGGAGAGAGCATGAGAAGTGGAGGAAATGGCAGTCTCAG GACTTGGCCACTCCAGAGGCCTTCTCACGCACCCCGTCTCGGGTCTGGGAGTTCTACCACTACAGGAGGGAGCTGGCGCTGAACAAGAAGCCCAACGCGGCCCATCTGGCTATAGCGGAGTGTGAGGCCCGGCTGAGGAAGCAGGGACGCTCCGTGGTTGTCATCACCCAGTGCACGGATGACCTTCACCGACAGGCCGGGTCCAAACACATACTCAAGATTCATG GCAGCCTCATGGAGACACGCTGTGTGAGCTGTGGAGATGTGAACGTAAACATGCGTAGCCCCATTTGTGCTGCCCTTAAGGACAATGG GTCACCTGACCCAGATGTCGCTGATGCCGAGATTCCAGTGGATAAACTGCCAAG GTGTCAGGACAGCGAGTGCCGTGGTCTGCTCAGGCCCAACGTGGTGTTCTTCGGAGAAACCCTGGACTCTCACATCCTGACCAAAGTGGAAAAAGAGATGGAAATCTGTGACCTCTGTCTGGTG GTGGGCACATCTTCAATCGTCTACCCGGCAGCCATGTTTGGGCCCCGGGTTGCATCCAGAGGCGTCCCAGTGGCAGAgttcaacacacaacaaacaccgAAAACCGAATACTTTAC GTACCATTTCCAGGGTCTCTGCGGAGCGACACTGCCTCCAGCTTTGGAACGACACGAGTCCGAGGTCATTTAG